The nucleotide sequence tgtcagacCTGTCAAAATCGGTTTGATGAAATATACATAataattctctctcttacaataaaaaagtaaagaaataaatgaaggcaGTAAATCTCCCCTTGTGTTGGCTCTGCCATTATCTGAAGATTACTTAAGGCAATGGAATTATAAGGTTTTATTAGAGTATTCTGTGATTTTGAGAGATTTTGAtgatcagcatcatccacattaatgtctctctatttatctgagTTAGAAATCCCTCACAGCATTTAAATATGAGCCTCATTGTATTCTCTTCACTTGACTTCTctgttcacactaacactggGGAAATAATCCCTGATTCACTCCTGTTCTGTTGGCTATATTTCTAGTTATTAATGTCTTTGTATTACCTCATGTAATTATTTCATAACTTTGTCTGCTGTCGTCTTTTATAAAATGTGTCAGCACTCCTCCttgttttaatgatgatgtaaTGCACAAGAGACATTTTGACTGCAACTATTCTTCTATTCAGCTACACTTATAGTCACTGATTAGCATAATTATAGAATTACTtacattttatgtaaaaaaaaagagtctctTCTGTGGCtttaaggaaaaagaaaaaatcctcTATCATGGCTTTACTGTATGAAGTCATGTTTTTGCTctcaaaaaaaatgcagatgttCAGATGGTGGTTCAGGATCTGTGCAGGATCCATAAAATACCATGTAAAATTAGCAGTTAGTGTTTCTACACTTCAATCCAGTCAGGAATTTTGTTACATAAACATACTGAATATCAGCCGAGTAAGAAAACATACTACTGTAACAtcttgtattaaatgtatttattaaatattgtattaaatattatttattaaaaatattacacactgcttatgttgtaaagtgaaaagcagctctgactccttcatcatttcataccaacagcaaaacccacaccgactgtgagagtgaatcctcagagctccgtctacactggagacaccgtcactctgagctgtgagctgcagcaggagactggatgggagtttctctggtacagaaataatcagttacagagtctgaacagtgaacaagagaacacacttaaagtgacagtcgTTAATGCAGGAGAAAGAGAGTACAAGTGTCAAGCAATCAGGGGAAACTACTCCACATGGAACAGAGACTATTACAACGGCTACTCCTTCACAAAGTGCAGTaatcctgtcaagattacagtgagaggtatgtcatgatttttttctcttttgatcACAGGTTTGTTAAAAGGGGTTAGATAAAATATTgctttattattgtaattactTATCATTACTTATCGTAGCAGCAAATTTTCACCGGAGAAAGCTATGACGGACTATTGCAGTGCTTGATGCGTAAGGGACCGTCTGAAAATTCCACCGACTGGGTTTAAAACGaccaatatattttaattaaagtgaCTTTTACCatataaaataacacactgtCAGACTGTAAAGCTTGTATTAGTCATAGTGATTTACTACTGGTGACATTTATCCAATACCTTATTTCATATATGCACAGTACACAATTATGTTTATAAACATTGACTTACTACAGGTGAAAAAAGGGTTTTTTCATGTTCCAAAGGTTGTAGTACCTTCCTAATGGCCAGACAGACTTACTACAGATAAAATTTTCACAATATCGCCCTCACTGTTCTTAGCAGAAATTTATACTAAtacccccttaaatgaaaattctagaatcgcccctgttAACAACATATTTCTACAGAATATTCTTTTAGATATGTACATTTTCATGATTTGTTAacacagtttttttgtttgtttgttttttgtttttctgaactCAACTTACATAATTTTTGTTGTTCAGATAACATGATATTTTGAGTTTCTGTAGATTGATCATACTTTACATTAACtcatatttttaatttctttgaACCCAATTTTGTAAGGCAAACAGGTTACATCCGCTTTTACGTTAAACCAACAATTAATTTTTCAGCATAAtttgtgtgctcatgtgtgCATGGTCCTCATAACCCCTAGTAAATGTTCCCACTAAGATGGAAAtacctgtttgtttgttaaatattgtaaatatttatttattccatgcCATTCCATGCCTGCTATGAGGAATCAACCTTGTAAAACATACAGAATATTGTTTTTTGTACATTACAAAATGCATAGTTACATTATGTTATGGTAGGTTTAGGGGTAGGGTTAGTGTAGGGGGATAGAATATACAGTTTAAAAACCATTATGCCTATGGAGAGTCGCCCATAAAACTTTGAAacacgtgtgtttgtgtgtgtagatgtagactatattgccaaaagtattcgctcacccatccaaataatcagaatcaggtgttccaatcacttccatggccacaggtgtataaaatcaagcacctaggcatgcagactgtttttacaaacatttgtgaaagaatgggtcgctctcaggagctcagtgaattccagcgtggaactgtgataggatgccacctgtgcaacaaatccagtcgtgaaatttcctcgctcctaaatattccacagtcaactgtcagctgtattataagaacgtggaagtgtttgggaacgacagcaactcagccacgaagtggtaggccacgtaaactgacggagcggggtcagcggatgctgaggcgcatagtgcgaagaggtcgccaactttctgcagagtcaatcgctacagacctccaaacttcatgtggccttcagatgagctcaagaacagtgcgcagagagcttcatggaatgggtttccatggccgagcagctgcatccaagccatacatcaccaagtgcaatgcaaagcgtcggatgcagtggtgtaaagcacgccgccactggactctagagcagtggagacgcgttctctggagtgaccaatcacgcttctccatctggcaatctgatggacgagtctgggtttggcggttgccaggagaacggtacttgtctgactgcattgtgccaagtgtaaagtttggtggaggggggattatggtgtggggttgtttttcaggagctgggcttggccccttagttccagtgaaaggaactctgaatgcttcagcataccaagacattttggacaattccatgctcccaactttgtgggaacagtttggagctggccccttcctcttccaacatgactgtgcaccagtgaccaaagcaaggtccataaagacatggatgacagagtctggtgtggaggaacttgactggcctgcacagagtcctgacctcaacccgatagaacacctttgggatgaattagagcggagactgagagccaggccttctcgtccaacatcagtgtgtgacctcacaaatgcgcttctggaagaatggtcaaaaattcccataaacacactcctaaaccttgtggacagccttcccagaagagttgaagctgttatagctgcaaagggtggaccgacgtcatattgaaccctatggattaggaatgggatgtcacttaagttcatatgcgagtcaaggcaggtgagcgaatacttttggcaatatagtgtatgtgagaAATGGCATTAATTGTGAACGTCTTGTGTTTAACTCCGTCAATGACTTGGAGTTCGTAGggctaaaaataattttatctcCTCAAATGTCATTTATTATCATAGGTATGTACAGACCTCTCACtgaaaatgatatattttataaaaaactGGCGGATATTTTAAAGGAATGTGACCATAACAAAGAAATAATCCTTATGGGTGACTTCAGTTTAAACTGGGAGGATAAactaaagaggaaaaaactgaAAACTTTTGTAGATAGGTATCTTTTAAATCAGATAATTAAAGGACCCACAAGAACTGCTAAAACCTCTAGATCACAGATAGACCTAATATTCGCAAACAAACCTGAAAGGATAATAAAGAGTTATAATTTGATCACTGGGTTATCTGATCACAATTTAACCTCTGTTGCTCGGAAACTGACAAAAAATAGATTTAGAAACGTTACAACAGCTTCCACTAAGGTTTTCTGTGGTATACCTAAAGGACAGCTACTTGAGTTCAATGAGGAAATAGACAGTTTAAAGTGGGATATGATAGTATCTTCTCAGGATTTAGAGCATGGTTGTAACACATTCATCAACAGGATTAATTTTGTAAGGGATAAATTCAAtgtaaaaattcagaaaaaagtcaaaaataaaaatattttacccTGGTTTAATGAAAATTTACTGAAGCTGATGAAGAACAGGGACTCGATAGGCTTTGTTATAAAGGTCTGCGAAATAAAGTTATTCGAGAGTTGAGAGCAGCCAAATCAAATTATTATCTTCAGCAATTGAGTGAAGCAAAAGGAAAAATGTTAATAGTCTTTTACAGAAGGAGATAATTTCTCCAGGGGATCTTAAGAGGAAAGTTCAAGATAATTTAATTATAGATGACTATTGCGACTAATTTTAATGATTACTTTATTAATTCTGTTAATGTACTGGGGGAAAAATTtgcaaaaaaggaaataaatattgTGCCACTTGACACTGATAGTCAAAGTTTTAACTTAGCCATGACTAATGAAATGCAGGTTAACAAAGTTATCGCTTCATTAAGAAATACTAAATGTAGGGATGTTCATCAATTTGACACCAAGTTTTTAAAACTCACAAAGATATTTTAGCTCctgttatttcttatttaagtATAGTGTTTTACCTACTGCATGGAAGCAGGCCATTGTTTCTCCTATCTTTAAATCAGGGGATCACATTGAGGTTAGTAAGACCTATCAGCATACTCCCATTAGTGTCTAAGGTTGCAGAGGAGATTGTCTTGGAACAATTGACATCTTATCTTAATACAGCTAAGACTGGTTTACACTGTATGCAGTTTGGTTTCAGATAAATCATTCTACTGAAACAGCTACTTTACATTTTACAGAGCAAATTAAATCTAGGCTTGATAAAGGTGGAACAGTTGGTGCTACATTCTTAGATTTGCGTAAAGCCTTTGACACAGTTATTATTTCTCTCTAAACTATCCAATTTCCAATTTTCATCTGGAGCCTTAGCATGGATTTCCTCATATTTAtcaaaaagacagaaatgtgtaaaaattaaCGGGGTTCATTCTAGTAATTTAAACTGTAAAATGGGTGTACCCCTAGGATCAATATTAGGCCCTTTACTATTTAGTCTGTACATTAATGACCTTCCGCCGCAGTGTGAAGGGATACAGGTGCAAATGTATGCCGACGATACTGTTTTTACACATGATACTAATTTTTACACATGCGAGAACAGCAGTGTTAGCGGCTGAGAGGTTAAAAGTCGCTATGGAAAGGATTACACCGTGGTTAGAGCAATCATGCCTCACCTTGAACACCGCTAAAACAAAAGGGATGTTTTTTTCTAAAACGAATATTTGTTGCTCCAATGTAGATACCTCTATAAATGGGGAAAAGATAGAAATTGTCACAGAGTTTAATTATCTTGGTTTAATGTTGGATTCAAAGCTTAGCTTCAAAAAGCATGTAAAGaaactatataaaatataacttgATAAATTTCAGACAAATTAGACAATGTCTTCCCACTGACGTAGCTACGACTCTCATGCATGCTACAATTTTTTATCATTTGTCATATTGTGTGACATGTTGGGGTCAAGCAGGAGAAACAGTTACTAAACCTTTAAGATCTCTTTATAAACAGACTTTAAAAACTTTGGACAAAAAGCCTAACCAGTATCACCACTGTAGGGTTTTggagaaatataatttttttgagttttgataattttagactttttacaaatttgtgtatggtatataaaattctaaatgGTTTGGCCCCTCCCATACTTCGTGTTTTTGTGTACCTTCGCTCTGCAGATTTTTTAAGATCTACTAGATTTTCTTTTAGTAGTGATTGTGTTGTTCCTTTTCGTCACTCTGCTTTCGGATTATCATCTTTCTCAGTGAAGGCTATTACTCGGTGGAACATGTTACCTGAAGACATAAGGATGTGCACATCTACTGACCTTTtcaaactaaaactaaaatttTATCTAAAATCAACTCAAGTCTGTAAACACTGATATGATTGTGGTTTTAATGGACCtcatttttatccttttattgtggctctgataGGATGTGTATATGTATCACTAGATCGTATGTGTttgttactttgtttttttatgtttgtaatTACCTGCCAAGGGACCATGGATGAAAATTAGCCTTTTGGCTAAATTCGGTACGATGCATTAAATGGAAGCGTTTATGTTTATCATTGTACATGGTCCCTTTTCAAATGAacctcaataaaaaaaataaaataaaataaaaaaaaacaccaaagagTCGGGCTGTGAAGGTTACAGATGCTCATGCTAAACATGCTCCCACCATCTGTCCACTTTAGAAGTATGAAAAGTTACCCATTTCAACAATGTCTTAAATTAACCACTGCTGAGCACAACTGTTTTTATACTATTATAAAAACTAGACAATGTCtagtaattaaaattaaaaaatgataatcacaacatatattttttcacagcagcatacacaaataatattaaCCCCTATAACAATGGGTGTTCACATTAttttgtccaacccctgtatttGTAAATTAGCTGATAGTGTTAATAAAAGCAAACTGCTGCATTAAGTATTGCACTattactctattacactattataTTATCATTATAGACCATGGCAACAAATTCATCATGGCAATTTGTGCTCTATTATTCTACAGCAAGACCTAAACCAGTGGCATGCATAGATCCTGATAATCAGGTGTTCGGTGGAGAGACCGTCACTCTGAGATGTGACATACAGGATGAAAGTGTCTCTAGCTGGCAGTACAGCTGGTATAAAGATGCTTCACACAGTCCTGTCAGTAGTGGACAGGTGTACAGAATCAGTGGTGTTGAAGTGACCCACACAGGTAAATACACCtgtagaggagcagagagaggaggttcacgctcctcacactccagtgatgctgttacactgactgtatcaggtgagtctgtgggtgtttttatttcttatttaatatgttaacattatTTTCTAGGGTTCAGATTTTGAGCTGTCAGTAACTGAGTCCCTGATTCTTTAATGTTGACTTTCACTTCCGTGTCTAGTAGACACCAATTTCTTTCACAAGAATCATCATTATGTCTTTTTCAGTAGTATCTGGGTTTTATATTAAGTTTGCAGTATAATTGTGGTGAGTTAGTCTAATTAATAGAACAACATGAACATTAAGAAAGAAGGCAGTAAATCTCACCTTGTGTTGGCTCTGCCATTATGTGATTTATTAGAAGGTATTTTGAGGCATTGGATTTGGATGATTTTGAtgatcagcatcatccacatcaaTCTCTGCCTCAACACCTGAGGTTGAAATCTCTGATGAGACTTAAATATGACCCTCATTATCTTATCTTCATTTGAATACTTGATAATAATTTAGCAtatagtttataatattatataacacCTGTCTGCAATGACTTTACTGTATGAAGTCATGTTTTTGCTCACTTTTAAAGAGACACATATGTTCATATGGTGGTGCAGGATTAGTGCAGGATCCATGAAATAACAATCTCAAATCAGTAAATACAGTGTTTCTACACTTCAATCTAATCATGGATTTTGTTCCATAGAAAATATACCGAATACCAGCCGTGTAAGAAAACAACTGTAACATCTTGtatcaaatattaaatataaatgtttgttttagacacaaagcatctgttagacacagtgaatctactgcttatgttgtaaagtgaaaagcagctctgactccttcatcatttcataccaacagcaaaacccacaccgactgtgagagtgaatcctcagagctccgtctacactggagacaccgtcactctgagctgtgagctgcagcaggggacTGGATGGGGGTTTCTCTGGTACAGaaataatcagttacagaatctgaacagtgaacaagagaacacacttaaagtgacagtcgTTAATGCAGGAGAAAGAGAGTACAAGTGTCAAGCAACCAGGGGAAACTACTCcacagagttcagtgatcctgtcaagattacagtgagaggtatgtcatcattttttcctcttttcatcacaCGTGTTAGAAGGggtaagaaaaaatattgcttaattattgTAATTCCTTGTTATTGcagaatgtttaaaataattgtgaaatacATATGTTTAAAAGTATTTCCCACAGTAGCTTGATGATAATCAAGTCAGGTGATTAAGCTGGCCAGGGCATTTGTTTTTTCAGTGATTACAattttgcaaagaaaaaaaggaggacATTAAACCAACACAAGATGAGCATTATTTTGTCTTGGTCAAGAGCTGGCTTTTTTGCAGTGGCTTTGTTTGCATTACCAGCACTTCCAGACAGCCCATGAGTGGCCAACGTCTCCCATACAAACACTGCTCTCCAAAATTTTGTCACAATTGGTCTGATGATATTCAAGTCAGGTGATTGAGCTGGCCAGGGAATTTGTTAAAGTTCATACTGGCGCTTCTCACACCAAGACTTAACTGTTTTGGCTGAGTGTATGGGCACATAAACATCTTAACAAATGGCATAATTGTTTGAAACAACATTTGGATCGTAGCATGAACCTGATCACTCAGTTAATTTCCAAATACTTGGTGGCAGTAACATGACCATGTAGACTAATGATGGGGCCAGCGGAATAACAAGATTATAGCTGCCCAAATTTTCACAGATCCACccccatgtttgacagttggaACCAGACAGTCCAAGTTGTTCGCTTTCCTGTTGGTTCTTCGTACATAAACTTGACCTGCTGTTAGGAGTAATATAAATGATGATTCATCAGATCATATCACTCatttccagtcttcagctgtccaggttTTATGATCATGACACcatcttttttgcatttttgcatTGGTGTCTGTGATTAAGGCTTTGTGAAGTTCTCTGCAGACTGTTTTTTGTGGAAACAGGGTCTTTAAGGTGGATATTAAGTTCTACTCTCACTTTTGCTGcagtagttctgtgttgtttggaCACAATGTGTTCAACAGTCACTGTCAGTAACTTTGAATTCTGGCCACTATTCTTCTTCTCTGATGAAGTCCTGTCATGCTTTCTATACACAGTCATAATCATGGACACTGTTGTTCTTGAAACACCAAAGAGTTGGGCTGTAAATGTTACAGATACTCCTGCTAAACATGCTCCCACCATCTCCCCCCTTTAGAAGTATGAAAAGTTAACCATTTCAACAATGTCTTAAATGAACCACtgctgaaaaaaatgtaaaatatctgtaataaaCTAAACAGTCTTCTTCCAGTTATACATTTTAACAATCTTACAGATTTACAGTACATCCAAAATTCCTTttcaaaaacagaaaacaatggcTTTGTTTTAAGGTACTTACaattatgaatataaaatttgtCAAAAATGAAGATAATATTCAGTACAAATTTAGTATGTACATCTTCcattaataaaccaaaaattatatcatttttaGAAAATTGAGAAGACAGCTTGATTGAAGCTTTAAGCCACTCGAATGTATCAGATCAAAAGGCTTTACTGAATGAAAAGGATAAATGTACAGTCCTTCAATATCAACTTCACGAAAGGTACAATtattggatggatagatatcgTTAAAAATTTGATAGTGTACTTCCTTGGCTTGGGGGGTTTGTAAGAACAATCGTTGTGTCTGTAGACTGTCAGTTGTACATTTTGGAATCCAACTTTGACAAAACACAAAATTACATACAATAGTTTTTACACACAAATTACACACGAGCAAATTAAAaatagaatgttgcatttccagaagacaATGTGAGTGTGATTGCATATGTTATGCTTAAACTAGTGTAAGACACGctcaaataacatttaaaagctaaagtcacagattaaaaagtttaaggtagtttatgtggctgtagagtaagaattcaagctgtaggaccagtttaaagacgatgcgaCCTTAAAAAACCTCTTCCCTTACTCTAGCTCACgctcacacgtctcacacacacacacacacagtagtggtCTGAAGTCCTTGAAAAATACTGTAGCGAAattagctcaaaatttaaatacttaagtgtaattataactggggGTTACAAATGGGGGTTTTAGAACTAACTgttagagaatcaataacacaattatttgatttgttcgtccagcgaacagatggtataattatatattaattccagggaaagttatcttcctggccaagaaagaataactactttataaagtactagctgtaatttagcacgtagcaagagcaatgttcagggaccccgaaattgtgagcaaagca is from Hemibagrus wyckioides isolate EC202008001 linkage group LG07, SWU_Hwy_1.0, whole genome shotgun sequence and encodes:
- the LOC131355885 gene encoding carcinoembryonic antigen-related cell adhesion molecule 5-like isoform X1 gives rise to the protein MISRSLLLVLLVLACLQSFTTAQSPKGPDQCCFGFQNKSIPVRVIASYRVTDLQCTKHGVIFTLKNGGQRCGDPSVEWVKDRMDNINQRLFNNQTSTEKPDKPVSTASSITNEPDKPVSTASPSRNAKPTPTVRVNPQSSVYTGDTVTLSCELQQETGWEFLWYRNNQLQSLNSEQENTLKVTVVNAGEREYKCQAIRGNYSTWNRDYYNGYSFTKCSNPVKITVRARPKPVACIDPDNQVFGGETVTLRCDIQDESVSSWQYSWYKDASHSPVSSGQVYRISGVEVTHTGKYTCRGAERGGSRSSHSSDAVTLTVSAKPTPTVRVNPQSSVYTGDTVTLSCELQQGTGWGFLWYRNNQLQNLNSEQENTLKVTVVNAGEREYKCQATRGNYSTEFSDPVKITVRDYNPNGPETCCVGFQNKSIPVRVIASYRVTDLQCTKHGVIFTLKNGGQRCGDPSVEWVKDRMDNINQRLFNN
- the LOC131355885 gene encoding carcinoembryonic antigen-related cell adhesion molecule 5-like isoform X5, encoding MDNINQRLFNNQTSTEKPDKPVSTASSITNEPDKPVSTASPSRNAKPTPTVRVNPQSSVYTGDTVTLSCELQQETGWEFLWYRNNQLQSLNSEQENTLKVTVVNAGEREYKCQAIRGNYSTWNRDYYNGYSFTKCSNPVKITVRARPKPVACIDPDNQVFGGETVTLRCDIQDESVSSWQYSWYKDASHSPVSSGQVYRISGVEVTHTGKYTCRGAERGGSRSSHSSDAVTLTVSAKPTPTVRVNPQSSVYTGDTVTLSCELQQGTGWGFLWYRNNQLQNLNSEQENTLKVTVVNAGEREYKCQATRGNYSTEFSDPVKITVRDYNPNGPETCCVGFQNKSIPVRVIASYRVTDLQCTKHGVIFTLKNGGQRCGDPSVEWVKDRMDNINQRLFNN
- the LOC131355885 gene encoding carcinoembryonic antigen-related cell adhesion molecule 5-like isoform X3, whose product is MFSRSLLLVLLVLVCLQSFTTAQNQNANGPKTCCVRFQTKPIPVRVITAYEETDIWCSKPGVIFTLKNGGQRCGDPSVEWVKDRMNKIDQRLFNSQTSTETKPTPTVRVNPQSSVYTGDTVTLSCELQQETGWEFLWYRNNQLQSLNSEQENTLKVTVVNAGEREYKCQAIRGNYSTWNRDYYNGYSFTKCSNPVKITVRARPKPVACIDPDNQVFGGETVTLRCDIQDESVSSWQYSWYKDASHSPVSSGQVYRISGVEVTHTGKYTCRGAERGGSRSSHSSDAVTLTVSAKPTPTVRVNPQSSVYTGDTVTLSCELQQGTGWGFLWYRNNQLQNLNSEQENTLKVTVVNAGEREYKCQATRGNYSTEFSDPVKITVRDYNPNGPETCCVGFQNKSIPVRVIASYRVTDLQCTKHGVIFTLKNGGQRCGDPSVEWVKDRMDNINQRLFNN
- the LOC131355885 gene encoding carcinoembryonic antigen-related cell adhesion molecule 5-like isoform X2, encoding MISRSLLLVLLVLACLQSFTTAQSPKGPDQCCFGFQNKSIPVRVIASYRVTDLQCTKHGVIFTLKNGGQRCGDPSVEWVKDRMDNINQRLFNNQTSTEKPDKPVSTASSITNEPDKPVSTASPSRNAKPTPTVRVNPQSSVYTGDTVTLSCELQQETGWEFLWYRNNQLQSLNSEQENTLKVTVVNAGEREYKCQAIRGNYSTWNRDYYNGYSFTKCSNPVKITVRARPKPVACIDPDNQVFGGETVTLRCDIQDESVSSWQYSWYKDASHSPVSSGQVYRISGVEVTHTGKYTCRGAERGGSRSSHSSDAVTLTVSAKPTPTVRVNPQSSVYTGDTVTLSCELQQGTGWGFLWYRNNQLQNLNSEQENTLKVTVVNAGEREYKCQATRGNYSTEFSDPVKITVRAQLARRAIFRRSPRGALRCYRQYQLSCLAIELTGFLEHLSETSIPKSPHLAHHIVRHHLS
- the LOC131355885 gene encoding carcinoembryonic antigen-related cell adhesion molecule 5-like isoform X4, whose protein sequence is MISRSLLLVLLVLACLQSFTTAQSPKGPDQCCFGFQNKSIPVRVIASYRVTDLQCTKHGVIFTLKNGGQRCGDPSVEWVKDRMNKIDQRLFNSQTSTETKPTPTVRVNPQSSVYTGDTVTLSCELQQETGWEFLWYRNNQLQSLNSEQENTLKVTVVNAGEREYKCQAIRGNYSTWNRDYYNGYSFTKCSNPVKITVRARPKPVACIDPDNQVFGGETVTLRCDIQDESVSSWQYSWYKDASHSPVSSGQVYRISGVEVTHTGKYTCRGAERGGSRSSHSSDAVTLTVSAKPTPTVRVNPQSSVYTGDTVTLSCELQQGTGWGFLWYRNNQLQNLNSEQENTLKVTVVNAGEREYKCQATRGNYSTEFSDPVKITVRDYNPNGPETCCVGFQNKSIPVRVIASYRVTDLQCTKHGVIFTLKNGGQRCGDPSVEWVKDRMDNINQRLFNN